A window of Cydia amplana chromosome 16, ilCydAmpl1.1, whole genome shotgun sequence genomic DNA:
ATCGTGTGAAACTGTCTTTCTACAATTTTTTTGATAGCTGCGTACAAcggaatttaaaaataaaacaaaatgtcaAATGGTGCGGTCATCAATTTTAATATCATTATGGCAACTCAGTGCGCTTATGTCATAGGAAGAAATAAAGAGAGAATTATTCTCATGGAATAAAAGTGCTTTATTCACAAGTTATTGGTTGGAGTAGACATTTAAGGTTggttttttgttatttactaTTACTTTGtcaatatttgtttaaaaaaaataaggtcTAAATTAAACTCGTTCATTTTTACATATCGCAACACTCATTGTACGAACGAAAGTGCTTGTGATGAGCAAAGACGATTAGTAGTGTCGATAAGCCAATATTCTGCAGAAATTAGCCAGAATCTTCAGGTAtctacaaatataataaataaccacccTCGCATGTGAGGGTACTATGTGGTGGTGCTGTTCTTCTTCCGCTAGTTCAGGTGCTTATTCACAATTGAGGGCTTGTCTTACTACTCCCTACCCATAATCCTATACGGCGGCCATATTTATAAGTCACGAAAGGCGTTGACGCTCACTTGTAATTATTTGCGTTGCATTGTTTTACAGGACCGATGGCTGCGATACGCAAAAAATTAGTGATCGTAGGTGACGGTGCTTGCGGTAAAACATGCCTGCTGATCGTGTTCAGCAAGGACCAGTTCCCGGAAGTGTACGTGCCTACCGTGTTCGAAAACTACGTCGCCGACATCGAGGTTGATGGCAAACAAGTGGAACTGGCGCTGTGGGATACGGCCGGACAGGAGGACTACGACCGGCTGCGGCCGCTGTCCTACCCCGACACTGACGTGATCCTCATGTGCTTCTCGGTGGACTCGCCCGACTCGCTCGAGAACATCCCCGAGAAGTGGACGCCCGAGGTGAAGCACTTCTGCCCCAATGTGCCCATCATCCTGGTGGGCAACAAGAAGGACTTGCGCAACGACCCGGCCACGATCAACGAGCTCCGCAAGATGAAGCAGGAGCCCGTGAAGCCGCAGGAGGGCCGCGCCATGGCCGAGAAGATCAACGCGTTCGCCTACCTCGAGTGCTCGGCCAAGAGCAAGGAGGGCGTGCGCGAGGTGTTCGAGACGGCCACCCGCGCCGCGCTACAggttaagaagaagaagaagactagGTGTTCTCTGCTGTAATTGTGCCGTTGTTGGGAGACTCTGATTTATGAATGGTTCGCATACTGCCTGAACACTTACGTTTGAAACGACCGGGCTGCAGCCGCGCCGCGGGCTCCGCCTGCCGGCGCCGAGTTTCGCCGCTGCACGCACATCCACTCAGTATTCGTGTGGCTACACTTTCACAATTGGTACTTGTATATTTTATAGATTATCTGTAAAGATTAAGCATAAATGCCTTAACAAATGTAGTCGGGGACGAAAGTGGGCCCCCTGTCTATGGGCCCATGGAATTTTTGTGCTATTCTGTCAGTTATATAATCAAGTAGCATTTCTTCCTGAATAGATTATTCCTCGCGCCCGCCCATCTCAATGAGACTTATTTAGTttcatattttgtattttaatttttcaataaaatagtGATGTATAATGTGTAGGATGTTTGTTTGTTTGACTCGGGCGCCCTGACGCAGCCAAGTGCCTGTCAGCCGATGCGTCTCCGAGACGTCCAATCAATCTGATTCTTCTCGTGTAGGGCAGTTTTTTTGTAATCTATTTGTTTGTGTGAAATCTTAACTTCTGTATGATCACATCGCatgctaatataatttattagtaATAAACGAACCCCATGTTTTAACAATTCTTTTCTAGACTCTTTTTGACttttataaaaatttaataCAGCATTTATAAATCCAAGGTGTTTAGGATGGGGAAATATTTAAGTTAAAATCAATCATCTATGTTATGTTTTATTAGtattgtaagtacaaaattATCTTTCAAATATACatgaattaacataaaattagaCTTCCTTTTATAGTTTAAGACGATATTTTGGATCTACTCCAATTACACTTTTATTAACTAACGGAAGCTTTCACTTTAGGAACCCTAGACATTTTGAGTAGTTGTAGCGGGTTGTAGCGGCGGCGGGGCGCCGACATGAGCTGCCGCTGGAGCGCCGCGACGGGCGCGCGGTACGGCAGCGCGGCCCCGGCCGGCAGCGCCGCCCCCGCGCGCAGCTCGGGCGCCCAGTCCGCGTACAGCAGCGTGTCGGCCGCCGCCAGCcgccccgccgccgccggcgtcACCACGTAGCACAGCCCCTTCTCCAAGTCTATCCCGCGAACTAGCCCTGTGAGTGATACAACTATTACTCTACTTATCTTTAATCGGCACTTTATTGCCTCTATGTATCTGATAACGGAATTATTTATGACTTAACATTACTGAAAGGAAATTTTCAACTAAAATTGGTTGCGTGCCAAAAGTTAAAATGCTGAGTCGAGTTAGAATTCTTTATCGCACATGTATCTGCGCCGCCAGTCATTGATAAACAGTAATTATTTTGAACAAGTTTTTGGCACTCGTTCGTTCGCGCGCATCATAACTGCGGCATATGACCTAGTTACTTTTGATCGTGCAACcctctataattttatttttacacctgAAATATTATGACGTCACATAGGCAAATTACTCAGTCCAAATGTTGTCATTACGTGAGTCACTGCAATGAGGAAACACCAACATTACAGATTTAGTAATTCATTGATAAATTGTGACGttgtctatgaaaagggaccttattgtcgatggcgcttacaccattattaaagatgctacGATATAAatatgccgcgcgacgctgtgcggcgtaagcgccatcgacaatgaggtcccttttcatagataatgctccAATTATGTTTGTCGAAGCTATTTTCAGAGGCTCTAAAATTCTCGTTAAACGTTAATGACTAAGTAAtcctaaaatattaaatgagcTAGATTTTAAATAAACATGAAATCTGTATCTGTACATATTTGTACTTAGTATTAGTTTGCTCAACCCTTCAGGGTTCTTTCTATCAAAGGGTCAACTTTACTCCCGTCTATTTACTACCCTTAACATTGATTATAATCATCATGCATCCTCAAAAAAATCTAGCAATTGTTTTGAGAAGATTCCCCCCTGGATTCCAAGTGCTTAGGCCATACCTGACACTGTTTTCAATAgtaatagactttaaggccaatgTTGAGGGGCCCTAGGTCTCTAAATCCGGGCCTGCTTCTACGCAAACAAAATCGCAAGCAGAAGCTAGTTTAGGATATAAATATAGCTGAAACAAACCGTGTCCGTAGCACCGTAGCGGAGTGTCTCTGAGCGTGTATATCTTGCCGCCATCTCCCTCGTGTTTGCACAGCGCTACTATTTTACCGTTGATCACACGCGCAATGTTGTCTTCATTGATTCTAACATTCAACGCGATGTATAAGTTGCGTAGATCCACTCTGAAAACAATTATTAAGTGAAGTTTTAAACctacaagttaaaataataaaaaatatattagtaaataaatattagcctGTCATTCCCAcattttcaaaaacaaaacttcTGGGTCTCTGCAGGTTAAAAGTCTGAACCCAACTAAAATATAGGGTGAGCcagaaaaactaatttcatccaCCTCCTGCTATCAAAAGATTGTCTGAAAGAGATCACTTTAAAGCGATAAGTCCTCCTGATACCTACATTAGTTGTTAATTTTTTTCGACGGAAAAGTATTTTGGTGccataaaaatatgaataattgaatgttacaattaaaattaaatgatgTCATCGGAGGAATTAGCTGCACAGTGGTGATAAGGGCGATGATTGCGTCCGCGATGAGCCGATGAGTCACGGCCGAGTCGGTCTTCATTCACATTCGTACCGGGAACTCGGTAGTAACGGGAAAAGGTGGGCACGAAATTTGTTTGTGTATACTACGTGTTTTTGCTATACGTTTTCAAGGTTGGCTTTTTGTTGACTATACTTTTTAATGTTGTGTCTATGTGTGGTGGGGACACTAAAAGCGATCGAGTTCGGTAAAAATTTGAACAAAACACGCTAAATATGTTTACCTAATTGATGAAGAGATTTGTGTACATGTATGGGAGAAAATAGTTCAAGGCATATTTTTATACACATTGCGCAACCCAAACGGCTTGGTGGATTCTTAAATATACGGAGTCGTTATAGTTTTGGATAAAAATACTTGTTCATCCAAACTAATTTATGTAAATGGCAAATAAActatctgtctgttacctttcGCGACTAAaatactggaccgattttgatgtTTCGCGTGACATTGACTAACATATTTTTGGAGGCCCAGGGGGGCTGGGGGGAGGGAGAGGAAACTTCGCGAGTGGAGGTACGAATATAATAAatccgtacacggcgggaagaagttcataactcgcgggaaaaaatggaagaaatttgaaccttatgtaatttaatttaaagttctaatttctttaataaaatatctcgagttatcaacttcccgccgtgtaccgtaTCTAGTGCCTAATATCATAACTAAAACCAACTTACTCATACGGAACAACGCTCAGCAGGAAGTCATCACTGGCATTATTAGTCATCATGCTGCCAAAATAGGCCAAAAAGTTTAGGTATCTCTCCTCCTTAGGCGGCAGCGAGAAATTACCCTTAACACTATCAGCGTTTGACACTATTAGGGCATAATCCAACTCGCTCTGTAACTTAATTGGTTTGAAGAGATAGTTATACTGGTACTTATAATACAGTGATTTGACTGTATCAGAATCAAGGTAAGATGCGaatctctttttagggtttttaGAGTCAATTTGAAGTATGAATGTGGGTTGTAGAAGTATGGTCATTAGGGCCATGAACTGGAGGCCCAGGGCGTTGACCATGCCCATCGTGTTGACGATCCAGGGCAGGTCGCGGAAGCGCGGCTCGCCGTGGCAGTAGGCGATGAGCTGTTGCACGGCTGTCGCGTAGCGTCTCGGGTTATCCATTGTGCTAATGATACCGATGTTCAACATCCTGGAACAAAACGGTTTATAAACAACGTGTTGAATTACTGAGCACGTATTTACGTTACTTGGTtaagtaaaattaattaaaacacaaatgtaataatatcacatcGAATAGGGGAAGGGTCGGTAAACCGTGGCTATTTGGAGGTGTGGGTacaaataataggtacctacttagttctTAGACCGCTTAAATCAACATTTCTGGCTTTAGAAATTTTTAAAATAGGCAATGTCTACAGCGCTAagtaatttttattaacaagTACGCTTTTGTCTCTCAACCAGAGTCGGATCATTAGGATTGGCCATTTTATGATATCCGGTCATTTCAACAGGGGGCAGAGATAGCGCTAGCTGTGCGCTAGCTACAATTGGctataactataataataataataataggccttttcatctgtgtcagatgttttaAGCAGCATCCTGGTGACGACACTTGCGTTCGTGGCTGTATAGTCCTATGCGAGAGAGGATCCCACGTCCACACACGCGGCATGTGCGCGGTGTATGCTCCCCCAGATGGGCGGGGGTTGGAGGCCTGCTCGTGGCTATAACCATAAGGCTAATATAATTCCAACGCATAATCATTTATCGTTTCCGAGACTTGAACCCAGGACTGTAAGTTTATTAGGCAGATTCACTAGGACATAGATTACCTAAACCTAAGCAGACAGGCAAAAAACAAACAGATAAGCTACCCAAGGTGCCAAATCTTGAAATACGTCAGACTTATATTGACCGTAAtcaccttttgtattgttttcgaggtcccgatatttcgacgcagttacatgcatcttgttcacgggtaactaaCTGAAAATAGCGAGTGGGTGggggtcgatataagtctagtgaaactaaccgtgaatcattgaAAACTattagaatctgtgcggaaagagaaatcgtagaatgtatgggatggctcatacattttacgactcttctctttcagcAGAGACTACGAGTATACGCCATTATCGTTAATGTTTATAAGTTTTGGGAAAACTACACGTGCCATTATTGCCATTAATCATTATTCTATCTTGGTCAGCAGTTTGATGAATTTACTTCTGTCTAATCTTTTGCTATGACTAATCTCATGATACGAAAATAGGTACGAGTACAGATCAAAATGACTGCCTACATCATCACGTCAGCACAACACCGTTATGCGACATGTTTGTGTGaggttttaatataggtactgcCGGTTGACTGGCTAATACCTATGACGTTAAGCAAAATCTACGCAGGTCCCGATTAAATTTAGGAAAATGTTCAATCAAGCAGAAGAGCAACCAAAATAGCCGTTTGGGCGTTTCCGAGTGACTGAACGCCGTGTCGAGTACCCGGCAGTTGCGACCAGGCGTTTCACATGCGCGTTGCCCACACCTTCACAATCAGTGACAAACTCGTTTTTTGTCATCTCATTTGCGGTCAGTAAAAGTAGCTaaacgggtgaggtgttcaaattcAAAATGATCAACTGAACACAACCTTACTGtttagagaataagagcgtgtgttgtgtatttttaatacatCAACCGCTTAGCCACttgctgctgctgactgtaccctcTGCAGCAGTATGTTAATGTTGTATTTCTAATTAAGGTACGATTTTCAAGCTTAAAAGAGTTTAGTTTTAGTCCAAACTTCAAGACACTTTCACAATTTGCACCTGAAGTAGGTAAGTGGTTGGGCTGTActacaatcaatatgaaagacgctagagacctcatactattgttactgtgacaaggtacaaaatgggtcataaattaaaactttcgactgtacctacaatgGCTGTGGTCCTTTGTAAGTGGGAAACAGCTCCCAACAAACGTGAAAACTAGATGTATGTAGTTTCGGGCTCCATGGAGCCCTACAGCTATGAATCTCCGCTCTAAATGGAGTCCAGTAACTAAGCAATCCATACCAATACAAAACAGAAAAATACCAAAAGCAAAATAAGCAACTAACCTTTCGGGTGTCTTCAAGTGCGTGAATGCCGGTCCAAGCAGTGGCTCCTCCACCACAGTAGCTGACACTGAGCCAGCTGGCGTGAACTCGCTCTGCCCCGGGTCCAGGTCCAGCACCAGCGCGGGCCCGCGCGCCAGCATTCTGTTCACGTAGTAGCGGAGGAACGAGCTCTTCCCCGAGCCTTTACCGCCGCATACAATTCCCCTGCTTTGGTGCTCTGAAAGAGTTTGCAAACATAtatttaaactgtttaaagTAGTAGGTTGTATATGCTAATGTGTAAAAGTGCATTCCCATTGGTAAGGTGTAATTTCATGTGGCCAATTTAGGAGCTACATTTGTTTTGCAATGTTTATTGTTCAAGAGTTCCCCACGAAAATCAAGATGAAGATGACTGGAcagtaaattaattaaacaaaCTAATTTTTGTGTCTGGGGTATAAATGGCTTAGTACTTTGTAGTCTagatctaagctaactttgcactgacttgGAGTGTCAATATAAATGTTAGTTTTTCATAGAAAACATTGCAAAtggcatgcagagttagcttggttgGACTCGAGTATTTAGTGTTGCAGTTCAAGTACAACTTCTTAACCTTAACactaattatgtaatttatgtatgtacacaaatttatggcacaggataggcagtacaaaggcgaacttatccctttatttCCTAATTACTTATAGTATATTGCCATTCCatttttaaataacattaaacaAAATCCAAATCTTACTATATCCATGTTGCAAAGCTTGGCTCCAACAAGGATTCTCTTCAAAACTCTTCCAAGGTTTCATAAGGTACAGTGAGCATCCCAAAAAGTCCGATGCTTTTCTGAAGCAGCCATCAACATTCTTATTAGTCTTGGAGAACAGATCTGTTATGGTGCAGCTGTTCTCTACAAACCGAGCTACTCTATCATGCAACGGTTGCAATTGTACAACACTATCACGGGGACCGAGGGTGGTCACAACTTCTTCAGCAGCCGCCACGGACAGACCGGATCCTGTCAGCTTTCCAAATAACCCGTAATAGCCCTTATCATGATCTAGTGTCCGTAAGTATTGAGAGCAATTGTAATTTGGTGCGTAAACCCTGTAAGTCTTATCTTGTAGAGTGTAGCCACCAATTTCTACTGAACCTCCCAGTGACGTGACTTTGACTTTTCCATGAATGTATATTTCAGCAGGATGCTTAAGGATTAGTATACAGCAATTTTTTCCATAGAATATATTTACAGGATTGACATAGTTGGTGTCAACGGACTCTGTTGATATCTCTCTTTGGAAGGTTTCCTCAGATGGTATGGTATCGTCATAAGCAAATGAGCTCTCGTCTACTGGCACGTCTGAACTGGACTCTAAGTCCATGACTTCTGGGTCATCAAGTGCACTTCCCAATTCCGGGAGTAAACTGTCATTTGCATCATTCACACTCTCATCATCCAACGTTGGGAATATACCAGACTTGTTAGTCGCAAACACATTCTGGGCTTCAGATGGCAAGTTTCTAAAGGTTGGATATGTGTAGTCTCCGAGTACATCACTGAGAGTTTGATGGGGCATGTTGATTGCAGTTATAGAAACAAATGAAGGTGATGCAGTATTTGAGTAATCAACAGTGTCTTCAGAATGTCTCTCTAATCCTTTATCAGAATGCAACTCCTCACTTGAGTCACTTTCCATCTGAATAGATTCTGGTATTTGACTTATATTCCcctttttttcctttttggAAACTTTAGGGTTGTCTCTCAGTTTtaatttttctaaaatttttgaGGCCAAGCTGCCATCGGGATCAAATGGTTCACTAGCGCTGGACTCAACTTCCGAGGCGGAATCTACAGAAGTGCTAGTCATTGAGAAATTATCATCACTCTCATTGCCTTCATTAATAGATATAGAGCCTTCAGAGAGACTTTCGATGTCTTCGTTTATATCAGAAAGAGACACATCACTGGTCTTTGGCAAACTACCATTCTCCTCTAAGCTACTGTCTAGATTTGAAGATTTATGTGATTGACCATCTACAGAATCATCTAAACTGACAATTGCAGTATCTCTTACGCTTCCGGGTCCTATAAAAGAAATCCTTTGCCGTGTGCTGTTTCCCTCGCTGCTGGACGCGGTCAATTCGAGATCGGAAAATCCACTAACAGATGTGGAATCATCTTCCTTTTCAACATTAGCCGCGTCTCGGATGAGTCTATTATCGTTTTGTTTGTACCCGTACAGCATTTGCTTTAGTTGTTTCTTCATATTGTCGTCGGTGTTGTGATTCCGTTTTACAACATGCGCTTGTTCGAAAAACTCCATACCTGCAAAGCAATCAGTTAAAGCAAAATAGTTCAAATACCATCATgtttatagaaaataattgagTCTTACAAATCTATTAGCTTTTTTCACTTCTTATTGAACATTCTTTTACACTAAAATGGAAATAACTATATCAGACATCAGTTCtactaacttaaaataaacgcgGTCAGCGCCGTCGGTGGTATTATGACTTTTTTGACAAGACAATGTCAATAAAAGTAACTTACGGTCCAACTTGTACTTTTGACTTCATCTACTACTACTACCAAATTTTTACATTTAGAAAAGTTCAACTTGGACCTTAATTcaaactatagtgtgtcaaaggtctgtttgatttcaaacatagacagagagaatcatattatctttgtcttacactagtactagcacccaaaagaaaaggatgagtatagtttttttttgtttctatttactgacaggatttggttgacccagtatatttgGGACAACACTAAACCCGCTCATGTTTAACTATAATAGAATGACATCTACCGGTGAGTAGCGTAACTacgtgaaaataaattaaactatgaaCTCCAAAGAACAGCCAAAAGGTGGCGCTGTAACTTCACGTTAGTGCATCTCATTCTCTCACTGCAAAATGAGAGACGAAAATACACATTGAATTGAACAGATGAATACCACTAGActactagagatgcaacggatagttgtttggccggataccggccTGACCATCGGTATCCGGCCGAATAGTAACCGAATATACATTGCATCTCTACATACTTACCACCCTAGATGATTTCATCCATTTCATGGCGtcttgagttttttttaatatacattttGTAAATGCTAGGGTTTTTACCATATAAACATTACAGTCGAGAAAGGAAACCaccatacattttttaaagacgtatatttttacataaccaATACTCCTGCTCCTGACATTGCGAGAGATAAATACATTCCATGATTCGTATTCACATACAATACAGTCCATACGAATGTTATACTACGTGCCGGATACCGGCCTGACCATCGGTATCCGGCCGAATAGTAACCGAATATACATTGCATCTCTACATACTTACCACCCTAGATGATTTCATCCATTTCATGGCGtctgagttttttttaatatacattttGTAAATGCTAGGGTTTTTACCATATAAACATTACAGTCGAGAAAGGAAACCaccatacattttttaaagacgtatatttttacataaccaATACTCCTGCTCCTGACATTGCGAGAGATAAATACATTCCATGATTCGTATTCACATACAATACAGTCCATACGAATGTTATACTACGTGGGCTGCTGACGGAAGCATTGGGCGTCAATGCTTCCGTTGGCGGCCGCTAGCCCGCGGTTGTGCTGCGAGCCAGCCGATTCCTTGTACCGCAGTACAACCACGGGTTATAAATAATATGCTAGTTTAAGACGAAGTGAAGGTAGCCAGGAAATCGGTGACGATCTTCTTGAGCTGGGTGTCGGACTCGGGCGTGATCTGGCCGTCCTTGGCGATGGTGGCCAGGAGTGCCTGGTGGCTGGTCTTGATGTGGGCGGTGAACTCCTTCTCGAAGGCGGTGATCTTTGCGGGGTCCAGCTTGTCCAAGTGGCCGCGGACACCGCAGTAGATGATGGCGACCTGAGATACACAAGCGATTTGTTATTTACGTAATGATTCTAGATGAAGTCCCGTTTATTACTGTGAAGAGACTATGAATGTGAATTAGTCTGTGGGCTAGTTTTACAGAAACTTTTTACAACAAGTGGAAGTCtccgagggcctaccgcgaaaaactcTTAATATCAAGAACAAATTACCAAACAGGTAAAAAACAAATGGCATTAAGGTCTTTTCCAAGCGGAAACTGatctttataaatttaataacgcATTTTGATCAGTTCCTTCAATTCCCTCACAGATTCCTTTAGGCCGCAGACTGGATGCACGCGACGAGCGGCTCGACGGGCCGCCGCTGTCGTCCACAACATGTTCATTCAAATCTATACATTTTGGTCGGAACCAGGCGGCGTGAGCGGTGGTCGCGTCCAATCTGGGGCCTAATTGAATTTCATTTCTAACAAAATAGGGATCATTTCCAAAAATCTAAGTTGTGAGAAATTATAGTTGAAATAGAAGATTACCTGCTCCTCAATAGCCATGGGCACGTACTGGCCCTGCTTGAGCAGCTCGGTGAGACGCATGCCGCGGTTCAGCAGCTGCTGGGTGGCGGCGTCCAAGTCGGAGCCGAACTGGGCGAAGGCGGCCACCTCACGGTACTGAGCCAACTCCAGCTTCATGGAGCCGGCCACCTGAGAAGGAAATAcgataaaatatattatgtttatttgcaaaaatgtagtgatgAACATAGGTGGACAGTAATTTTGGATGAAATAGGCTTAGCTTTCTGCTGGAAACTTCACTGGACAATTTGACATACTGATCGGCTAATGATTGCGTGACTAACGACTTGGCCACGAAATTCGCGTGCACGCTCAACGTTTGGTTAAAACAAATGTATGGCAGTCGGCGTTAGCGTCGAGCGTACGTTCCGTGACCCTAGGGTAAGGCATAGCTTGTCAAGTTCTACTAAGCACGAAGCATTATATTGACAATTTGATTAAGGCTCAAGGACCAAAAGATATTACATTACACGCTGGCAGTTTAACCAGCAAAATTTCAATAACCAGTTTGCTACTGTATCAGATATCAGCTACCTACTTTAATCCTTTATTTGACATTGGAATTTCATGTGGTTCAAGAAGGAATTGAGGTGAACAGTTTAAACTGATCACAACCATTGTTTTGTGACTTcataatattttagaataagaattaaaaaaaagaacaagcatctgttattttgtaaaaaagtgaatgggcgttttctaaaataaatattgaaaacccgattctcccagatcctggtgtttttgggttctttcaactcagaatcactagcat
This region includes:
- the LOC134655015 gene encoding polynucleotide 5'-hydroxyl-kinase NOL9 — protein: MEFFEQAHVVKRNHNTDDNMKKQLKQMLYGYKQNDNRLIRDAANVEKEDDSTSVSGFSDLELTASSSEGNSTRQRISFIGPGSVRDTAIVSLDDSVDGQSHKSSNLDSSLEENGSLPKTSDVSLSDINEDIESLSEGSISINEGNESDDNFSMTSTSVDSASEVESSASEPFDPDGSLASKILEKLKLRDNPKVSKKEKKGNISQIPESIQMESDSSEELHSDKGLERHSEDTVDYSNTASPSFVSITAINMPHQTLSDVLGDYTYPTFRNLPSEAQNVFATNKSGIFPTLDDESVNDANDSLLPELGSALDDPEVMDLESSSDVPVDESSFAYDDTIPSEETFQREISTESVDTNYVNPVNIFYGKNCCILILKHPAEIYIHGKVKVTSLGGSVEIGGYTLQDKTYRVYAPNYNCSQYLRTLDHDKGYYGLFGKLTGSGLSVAAAEEVVTTLGPRDSVVQLQPLHDRVARFVENSCTITDLFSKTNKNVDGCFRKASDFLGCSLYLMKPWKSFEENPCWSQALQHGYKHQSRGIVCGGKGSGKSSFLRYYVNRMLARGPALVLDLDPGQSEFTPAGSVSATVVEEPLLGPAFTHLKTPERMLNIGIISTMDNPRRYATAVQQLIAYCHGEPRFRDLPWIVNTMGMVNALGLQFMALMTILLQPTFILQIDSKNPKKRFASYLDSDTVKSLYYKYQYNYLFKPIKLQSELDYALIVSNADSVKGNFSLPPKEERYLNFLAYFGSMMTNNASDDFLLSVVPYEVDLRNLYIALNVRINEDNIARVINGKIVALCKHEGDGGKIYTLRDTPLRCYGHGLVRGIDLEKGLCYVVTPAAAGRLAAADTLLYADWAPELRAGAALPAGAALPYRAPVAALQRQLMSAPRRRYNPLQLLKMSRVPKVKASVS
- the LOC134655016 gene encoding ras-like GTP-binding protein Rho1 isoform X2 yields the protein MAAIRKKLVIVGDGACGKTCLLIVFSKDQFPEVYVPTVFENYVADIEVDGKQVELALWDTAGQEDYDRLRPLSYPDTDVILMCFSVDSPDSLENIPEKWTPEVKHFCPNVPIILVGNKKDLRNDPATINELRKMKQEPVKPQEGRAMAEKINAFAYLECSAKSKEGVREVFETATRAALQVKKKKKTRCSLL
- the LOC134655016 gene encoding ras-like GTP-binding protein Rho1 isoform X1, which produces MWWCCSSSASSGPMAAIRKKLVIVGDGACGKTCLLIVFSKDQFPEVYVPTVFENYVADIEVDGKQVELALWDTAGQEDYDRLRPLSYPDTDVILMCFSVDSPDSLENIPEKWTPEVKHFCPNVPIILVGNKKDLRNDPATINELRKMKQEPVKPQEGRAMAEKINAFAYLECSAKSKEGVREVFETATRAALQVKKKKKTRCSLL